A window of Argopecten irradians isolate NY chromosome 1, Ai_NY, whole genome shotgun sequence contains these coding sequences:
- the LOC138314561 gene encoding 5-hydroxytryptamine receptor 6-like — protein MDRIINSSVLAHSVEIHSTIPVSLVTMETVQCRNCSLINQSATGAIDVSKTGVVEDVYPEFIGYAYSIESVFIGIILFLLVILTVTGNVIVLIAVFSNRKLRTVSNMFIVSLSLTDLFVGTIVMIPAALNEIFGEWLLAREFCSIWVSFDVMLTSASILNVCLISIDRYIAIMTPLRYRSLMTNRRAILMLSVVWGIAILSSFVPVESGLHNPELSSLENLTLFSDQPQCIFVVSFPYAVIAGSVTILLPIIVALTLYWRVSNEAKRQAFLVGSLIAAGNVLLGQHVAAKHIREPFTRKATVTLGIIVGAFVVTWTPFLIANNIDAYLHVIPVKVFTAFVWLGYCNSLINPIIYPLFMRDFRKVYKSMFTKCCPYVKKIKSIRKDKVYRCIPSPKCQQRKGGI, from the coding sequence ATGGACAGGATTATTAATTCATCGGTGCTTGCACATTCTGTAGAGATTCACTCGACGATTCCTGTGTCCCTCGTCACCATGGAAACCGTCCAGTGTCGGAACTGTTCCCTTATCAACCAATCCGCAACTGGTGCTATAGATGTTTCTAAAACAGGAGTCGTGGAAGATGTTTATCCGGAATTCATCGGGTATGCTTACAGTATCGAAAGTGTTTTCATCGGAATAATCTTATTTCTTCTTGTGATTCTTACAGTGACTGGCAATGTTATTGTACTTATTGCCGTATTTTCTAACCGGAAGTTACGAACTGTGTCTAATATGTTCATCGTATCTTTAAGTCTGACGGACCTTTTTGTTGGGACAATAGTGATGATTCCTGCGGCGCTTAATGAAATATTTGGTGAATGGCTGTTAGCTAGAGAGTTTTGTTCGATCTGGGTGTCCTTCGATGTCATGTTGACAAGTGCCTCCATCCTCAATGTTTGCCTGATCAGTATAGACCGCTACATCGCCATCATGACTCCGCTACGGTACCGGTCCCTGATGACAAACAGGAGGGCCATACTTATGTTGTCGGTTGTATGGGGGATTGCGATACTCTCCTCATTTGTCCCGGTAGAGAGTGGGCTACACAATCCGGAGTTGTCATCGTTagaaaatttgacattatttagTGACCAACCTCAGTGTATTTTTGTGGTGAGTTTTCCATATGCGGTAATAGCGGGATCAGTAACAATACTACTACCAATAATCGTAGCTCTTACGTTGTACTGGAGGGTGTCAAATGAGGCCAAACGCCAGGCGTTTCTTGTCGGCAGCCTTATCGCCGCTGGGAATGTGTTGCTTGGACAACATGTGGCTGCAAAACACATCCGGGAACCTTTCACGCGGAAAGCAACAGTGACTCTCGGCATCATTGTTGGTGCTTTTGTGGTGACATGGACGCCATTTTTGATTGCCAATAATATTGACGCATACTTGCATGTGATCCCTGTCAAAGTCTTCACGGCGTTTGTATGGTTAGGGTATTGCAACAGTTTAATTAATCCGATAATATATCCATTGTTTATGAGGGATTTTCGGAAAGTTTACAAATCTATGTTTACAAAATGTTGTCCATATGTAAAGAAGATCAAATCCATCAGAAAAGACAAGGTGTATAGATGTATTCCCTCACCCAAATGTCAACAACGTAAAGGTGGAATATAA